GAAGCCACGGCCCTGCTGGCGGCCATCGCCCAGGGCCTGCCAGCGGACGCGGCCCCGCACGTAACGGTGGTGGTGTGCCCGCCCGCGCTGTACCTGACCACGGCGCGGGCCTACCTGCCGCCCGGCAGCGGGGTGTGGGTGGGGGCGCAAAATTGCGCCTCGGAGGCGGCGGGGGCCTACACGGGCGAGATTTCGGCTTCGATGCTGCACTCCGCAGGGGTAGCGTACGTGGTGGTGGGGCACAGCGAGCGGCGGCGCTACTTCGGCGAAACCAATGAGGTAGTGGCGGCCAAGGTAACCAGCTCCCTCGCCAGCGGCCTGCGCCCCATTTTTTGTTGCGGCGAATCGGCTGAGCTGCGCGCCGGGGGCGACTACCTCGGCTTTGTTAAAAACCAGCTGAGCGAGAGTCTTTTTTGTTTACCGGTCGAGGCTTTTAGCCGCCTGCTCATTGCCTACGAGCCGCTGTGGGCCATCGGCACGGGGGTAGCGGCCTCGGCGGCGCAGGCCCAGGCCATGCACGCCTCCTTGCGCCAACATATTGCTGACCACTATAGTATGCGCATCGCGCAGGGCATTTCGCTGCTGTACGGCGGGAGCGTCAAGCCCCAGAACGCGGCGGCGCTTTTCCGCAAACCTGATATAGATGGCGGCCTGATTGGCGGTGCTTCGCTGCACGCGCCCGAATTCCTGGCCCTGGTGCGGGCGGCGCAACGGACGGCGGCCCAGGCCGATGCCATTGGGGCCACCCGCTAGCCGTAGAATGCGGGTAAAATCACCTGTCACATTCATGAAAATCAGTCCTTTGGCCGGCAGGCCGGCCCCGCCCGAAATCCTGGTCAACGTGCCCCAACTCGTCGCGGCCTACTACACCGACGCGCCCGACCCCGCCGTGGCGGCCCAGCGGGTGGTTTTTGGCACGTCGGGCCACCGGGGCTCGTCGCTGACCCGCTCGTTTAATGAGGCCCACATCCTGGCCATTACCCAGAGCATTTGCCTGTACCGGCAGGCGCATCACATTGACGGGCCGCTGTTTATGGGCAAGGACACCCACGCCCTGTCGGAGCCGGCGCTGGATACCGCCCTGGAGGTGCTGGCCGCCAACGGGGTGACGGTCATGCTGGCTGCCGCCGACGAGTACACGCCCACGCCGGTGATTTCGCACGCCATCGTGGGGTATAATCAGGGCAGGAAAAGCGGCCGGGCCGATGGCATTGTGATAACGCCCTCGCACAATCCGCCCCACGACGGCGGCTTCAAGTACAACCCGCCCCAGGGCGGCGGGGCCGCCACGGCCGTCACGCAGTGGATTGAGGCCAAAGCCAACGAATTGCTAACTAACGGCCTGCACGACGTGAAGCGCGTGACCCTGGAAAAAGCCCGGCGGGCGGCCACCACGCGGCGGCACGACTACCTCCACACCTATGTGGCCGACCTGGGCAACGTGCTGGATATGGACCTCATCCGCAGTAGCAACCTGCGCCTCGGGGTGGACCCGCTGGGCGGGGCGGGGGTGCACTATTGGGAACCTATTGCGGAGCTCTATAAGCTCAACCTCACGGTGGTGAATACGGCGGTGGACCCCACCTTTCGGTTCGTGCCCGTGGACTGGGACGGGCAGATTCGGATGGACCCATCCTCGGCCTACGCCATGCAGGGGCTGCTGGGGCGCAAGGACGACTTCGACCTCGCCTTTGCCTGCGATACCGACCACGACCGGCACGGCATCGTGACGCCCGGCCACGGCCTGCTGCCGCCCAACCACTACCTGGCTGTAGCCGCCGACTACCTCTCGCAGCACCGGCCCGAATGGGGCCCCGCGGCGGCGGTGGGCAAATCGGTGGTCACCACCCAACTGCTCGACCGGGTGGCGGCCCGCCGGGGCCAGCCGCTGTTCGAAACGCCGGTGGGTTTCAAGTGGTTTGCCGAGGGCTTGCTCGCCGGCTCGGTGGGTTTTGCCGGCGAGGAAAGCGCCGGGGCCAGCTTTCTGCGGCGCAACGGCCGGGTCTGGACCACCGACAAGGACGGGTTCATTCCCGCGCTGCTGGCCGCCGAAATCACGGCCCGCCTGGGCCAGGACCCTGGCGAACTCTACCAGCGCCTGACCCGCGAGCTGGGCGAGCCAGTGGCCGACCGCGTGGAAGCCCCGGCCACGCCCGCGCAGCAAAAACAGCTGGCCGCCCTGACCGCCCAGCAGGTAACGGGCACCGACCTGGCCGGCGAGCCGATAACCGCCATCCTGACCGAGGCACCCGGCAACCACGCGCCCATCGGCGGGCTGAAAGTGACGACCCAAAACGGCTGGTTTGCCGCCCGGCCTTCGGGCACGGAGGCCATCTATAAGATTTACGCCGAGAGCTTTCTGGGGCAGGAACACCTCGCCAAAATTCTCGCGCAGGCCCAGGAAATGGTGGACACCGCCCTGGCTTCTCCTACCCCTCCTCCTAAGCCCCCGGCCGCATGAATACCGACGACCTGAACTACACCCGCTACCACGGCTTTCTGCCCGCCGAAATCGCCGGCCTCGACACGCTAACGGAGCTGGCCCTGGACCTGCAATGGTCGTGGAACCACGCCGCCGACACGCTCTGGCAGCAGCTCGACGCGGAGCTGTGGGACCGCACCCACAACCCCTGGGTGGTGCTGCAAACGGCCTCGCGCGAAATCCTGGAGCAGCACCTCGCCGACCCGGCTTTTCAGGCCCAGATGGCCGGCCTGCTGGCCCATAAGCAAGAGGATGCCGCCGGCCCCAAGTGGTTTCAGGCCCAGTACCCGGCGTCGCCGCTCACCTGCGTGGCGTATTTCAGCATGGAGTACATGCTGAGCGAGGCGCTGCCGATTTATGTGGGCGGGCTGGGCAACGTGGCGGGCGACCAGCTCGAAGCGGCCAGCGACCTGGGCGTACCCGTGGTGGCGGTTGGCCTGCTCTATCAGCAGGGCTATTTCCGGCAGGAGATTGACCGCCAGGGGGCCCAGCAGGCCCTGTTTCCGTATAATGACCCCGGCCAGCTGCCCATCACGCCGCTGCGGCTGCCCAACGGCAAGTGGCTGCGGCTACCGATTACCCTTTCGGGCTTCCCGGTGTGGCTGCGCACCTGGCAGGTGCGGGTGGGCAGCGTGACGCTGTATTTGCTCGACAGCAACGACGCGGCCAACCTGCCGGTGCACCGGGGCATCACGGCCGAGCTGTACGGCGGGGGCATGGAGCTGCGCATTCAGCAGGAAATCATCCTCGGCATCGGCGGCTGGAAATTGCTGCAAGCCCTCCATATTCAGCCCGACGTGTGCCACCTCAACGAGGGCCACGCGGCCTTCGTGGTGCTGGAGCGGGCCCGCGCGCTGAGGCAGGAAACTGGCCTTTCCTTCGAGGCCGCGCTGGCCGTGACGCGCCCCGGCAACCTGTTCACCACCCACACGGCCGTGGCGGCGGGCTTCGACCACTTCAGCCCGGCGCTGATGGGCCAGTTCCTGGGCGACTACGCCCGGCAGGAGTTGGGTATTGAGTTTGAGGCGCTGATGGCCCTGGGCCGGCAAAGCCCCAGCAACCCAAACGAGAGCTTCAACATGGCGTTTCTGGCCATCCGGGGCGGCGGGGCCGTGAACGGCGTGAGCCGCCTGCACGGCGCGGTGAGCCGGCAGTTGTTCGGAACCCTGTTTCCGCGCTGGCCTACCGAGGAGGTGCCCGTGGGCCAAGTCACCAACGGCGTGCACATGCCCAGCTGGGACGCCGAAGCCGCCGACGCCCTCTGGACCACCGCCTGCGGCAAGGACCGGTGGCGCGGCGGCCTCGATGCGCTGGCCGAAAACATTCTCCAGGTAGCGGACGAAAACCTGTGGCAGCTGCGCACCAGCTGCCGTCAGGCGCTGGTGGCCTATACCCGCGCCCGGCTGGCCCGGCAATTCACCGTGGCGGGCTACCCGCCCGGGCTGGTCGATATTGCCAGCAAAGTCTTTGATGAGAATACGTTAACTATCGGCTTCGCCCGCCGCTTCGTGGCCTACAAGCGGCCCAACTTATTGCTGCGCGACCCCGAGCGGTTCATCCGCCTGCTTACCAACCGCGCGCAGCCCGTGCAACTGGTGCTGGCTGGCAAGGCCCCGCCCTTCGACGAAGGCGGCAAGGCCCTGATTCAGCAGTGGATGCAGTTCATCGCGCAGCACAACCTGTACCAGCACGTGGTATTTCTGAGCGACTACGACCTGCTACTGGCCGAGCACCTGGTGCAGGGCGTAGATGTGTGGCTGAACACCCCCCGCCGCCCCTGGGAAGCCTGCGGCACCAGCGGCATGAAGGTGCTGGTGAACGGCGGCCTCAATCTCTCAGAGCTGGATGGCTGGTGGGCCGAGGCCTACACCCCCGCCGTGGGCTAGGCGCTGGGCGACGAGCAGGAGCACGGCGACGACCCCGCCTGGGACGCCGCCGAGGCCGACGCCCTCTACACCCTGCTCGAAACCCAGGTGGTGCCCGAGTTCTACCAGCGCGACGCCCGCGGCATCCCCGCCCGCTGGGTCGAGCGGATGCGCCAGAGCATGGCCACCCTTACCCCCCAGTTCTCAGCCAACCGCACCGTACGCGAGTACACCGAAAGCTACTACCTACCCGCTGCCACCCGCTACGCCCAGCGCGCCGCCAACCAGGGCGCGGCCGGCGCGGCCATTGTGGATTTGCGCCAAAAAATTGGTGCTGAATGGGATAAACTAGGTTTTGGCGAAGCAAAAACGGAAGTCGTCGCCAACGGCTACCTGTTTCACGTGCCGGTGAGGCTGGGCGCGCTTGCCCCCGACCAAGTGCTGGTGGAGCTGTACGCCAATGGCCTTGCCGGCGCAGTGGCCCTGCGCATTCCGCTGGTGCCGGACGCGGCTGGCAGCGCCGAGGGCACTTACCACTACCAAGCCCTGGTGACGACTACCCGGCCCGCCGGTGATTTCACGGCCCGCCTCTTACCCCAATACGAGGACATCGCTGTGCCGCTGGAAGACCACCGGATTCTGTGGCAGCGCTGAGATGACCCGCGCTGGTTTACACGCCTTTCGCACTTGCTTTTTCACGGGCAGCTAGCCCCATTGACCCCTTTTTATGCAAGCCCCTGCCCCTCCGGCCGTGCTGGCAACCGCCGGCCAACTACCTCAACAGGTAAAGCTCAATAAGCTGGCTATAAGCGCGGCGGTGCTGGGAGCCCTGGCAGTCGGGGCGCTGGCCATTGGGCACCCTGGCCGGCGGGCAGCTGCGCCTGAACCGGAGTACCATTCGCCGGCTGCATATTGGCCGGCTGGAAGTGGACCAGCTAATTGTACCCCCGCAGCGGCCACTCGCGCGCAGCTAGCCGTTCCCTCATGAAACCCCTCCCTATCCCCGGCCCGACGGCCGATGCGCTGGCCACCTACTGGGCCCTGCCCGCGGCCGAAGTGCTGGCCCGGCTACGCACCACGGCCACCGGCCTCACCACGGCCGAGGCGGCGGCGCGCCGGACGCTTTCGGGGTCCAACCTGCTGAAGGTCAAGGAAGAAACCACGGACGCGGGGCTGTTCCTGCGGCAGTTCAGCAGCCCCATTTCGTGGCTGCTGATGGGGGCGGCGGGGCTGTCGTTTTTCCTGCACGACGCGCCAGATGCACTCATTATCCTGGTCATTATCCTGGCCGGGGGGCTGCTGGGTTTTTGGCAGGAGCGGGGCGCTTCGCAGGCCATGAAGCAGCTGCTGGTGCTGCTGGTGGCCCGCACTACCACTTGGCGCGACGGCACCGCCCAGGAGCTGCCCGACGAACAGCTGGTGCCTGGCGACGCGCTGGCCCTGCGCGCCGGTGACGTAGTGCCCGCCGACTGCTACCTGCTCACGGCCAACGAGTTGTTCATCAACGAGGCCACCCTCACCGGCGAAACCTTTCCGGTCGATAAAGCGCCGGGGGCCCTGGCGGCGACTACCCTGCTGGCCCAGCGCCGCAATACCCTGTTTATGGGGGCCAACGTAGTGAGCGGCAGCGGCACGGCCGTGGTGGTGCGCACGGGCCCCGGCACCGAGCTGGGCCGCATCGCGGCGCGCCTGCGCACGGCCCCGCCCGAAACCGACTTCGAGCAGGGCATCCGCCGCTTCGGCTACCTGCTCATGCAGCTGACGCTGGTGCTGGTGCTGCTCATTTTTGCCGCCAACGTGCTGCTGCACAAGCCAGTGCTCAACTCGCTGCTGTTTTCGCTGGCCATTGCCGTGGGCCTCACGCCGCAGCTGCTGCCGGCCATCATCAGCCTCAACCTGGCGCGGGGCGCCCGCCGCATGGCGGCAAAACAAGTGCTGGTAAAACGGCTCGCGTCGATTGAGAACTTCGGCACCATGAACGTGCTGTGCGCCGACAAAACCGGCACCCTCACCGACGGTACCGTGCGCCTCGACCGCATTATCGACGTGCACGGGCAGCCCTCGGCGCGGGCCGGGCGGCTGGCCAAGGTCAATGCTACCTTGCAGCAGGGTTTCCGCAACCCCATCGACGTGGCCATCGGGTCGGCCGTGCCCGATGACGTGGCGGCCTACCCCCGCGTGGACGAGATTCCCTACGATTTCCTACGCAAGCGCCTCACGCTCCTGACCGAGGAGGCTGGCCAGCCCCTGCTCGTGACCAAGGGCGCGCTGCAAAACATCCTGGAAGTCTGCACCCTGGTGGATGCGGGCGGCCCTGCCCCCGCGCCGCTGGCCGACTACCGGGCCGCTATTCAGCAGACCTACGAGGCGCTGAGCGCCCAGGGCCTGCGCACGCTGGGGCTGGCCACGAAGGACGCCGGCGGCCGGCGGGACATCACCAAGGCCGACGAGGTGGGGATGACGTTTCTGGGCTTTATCTGCCTGGCCGACACGCCCAAGGCGGGCATCCAGGCCACGCTGGCCGAGTTGCGGGGCCTGGGTACTCAGCTCAAGATGATAACCGGCGACAACGTGCTGGTGGCTACTGCGGTGGCCAAAGCCGTGGGCATCGACACGCCGGAGGTGCTCACGGGCGCGGCCCTGCGCGAGCTCAGCGCCGAGGCCCTGCGCAGCAAGGTGAGCACGGCCCACGTCTTCGCCGAAATCGAGCCCAACCAAAAGGAAGGTATTGTGCTGGCCCTCAAGCGGCGCGGCTTCGTGGTGGGCTACCTCGGCGACGGCATCAACGACGCCAGCGCCCTCCACGCGGCCGATGTGGGCATCTCGGTGGAGTCGGCCGTGAACGTGGCCAAGGAATCGGCCGACATCGTGCTGCTCAAGCAGGATTTGAACGTGCTCCTCGACGGGGTGCGCGAGGGCCGGCGCACGTTTACCAACACCCTGAAATACATTTTCATGGCTACCAGCGCCAACTTCGGCAACATGTTCAG
This genomic stretch from Hymenobacter sp. PAMC 26628 harbors:
- the tpiA gene encoding triose-phosphate isomerase, translating into MNTTLPEATALLAAIAQGLPADAAPHVTVVVCPPALYLTTARAYLPPGSGVWVGAQNCASEAAGAYTGEISASMLHSAGVAYVVVGHSERRRYFGETNEVVAAKVTSSLASGLRPIFCCGESAELRAGGDYLGFVKNQLSESLFCLPVEAFSRLLIAYEPLWAIGTGVAASAAQAQAMHASLRQHIADHYSMRIAQGISLLYGGSVKPQNAAALFRKPDIDGGLIGGASLHAPEFLALVRAAQRTAAQADAIGATR
- the mgtA gene encoding magnesium-translocating P-type ATPase, which produces MKPLPIPGPTADALATYWALPAAEVLARLRTTATGLTTAEAAARRTLSGSNLLKVKEETTDAGLFLRQFSSPISWLLMGAAGLSFFLHDAPDALIILVIILAGGLLGFWQERGASQAMKQLLVLLVARTTTWRDGTAQELPDEQLVPGDALALRAGDVVPADCYLLTANELFINEATLTGETFPVDKAPGALAATTLLAQRRNTLFMGANVVSGSGTAVVVRTGPGTELGRIAARLRTAPPETDFEQGIRRFGYLLMQLTLVLVLLIFAANVLLHKPVLNSLLFSLAIAVGLTPQLLPAIISLNLARGARRMAAKQVLVKRLASIENFGTMNVLCADKTGTLTDGTVRLDRIIDVHGQPSARAGRLAKVNATLQQGFRNPIDVAIGSAVPDDVAAYPRVDEIPYDFLRKRLTLLTEEAGQPLLVTKGALQNILEVCTLVDAGGPAPAPLADYRAAIQQTYEALSAQGLRTLGLATKDAGGRRDITKADEVGMTFLGFICLADTPKAGIQATLAELRGLGTQLKMITGDNVLVATAVAKAVGIDTPEVLTGAALRELSAEALRSKVSTAHVFAEIEPNQKEGIVLALKRRGFVVGYLGDGINDASALHAADVGISVESAVNVAKESADIVLLKQDLNVLLDGVREGRRTFTNTLKYIFMATSANFGNMFSMAGASLFLPFLPLLPVQILLTNLLTDLPATALAADNVEPAALAHPTRWDLPFLRRFMLTFGLLSSVFDYLSFGLLRWGFGAPAALFQTGWFVESVLSATVIVLVVRTRRPFYRSRPGRGLVAATALVAGLVLALPATPLGRVFGFVPLPLALYAAILGIVSGYVLAAEGLKRWFYRAYPQ
- the glgP gene encoding alpha-glucan family phosphorylase codes for the protein MNTDDLNYTRYHGFLPAEIAGLDTLTELALDLQWSWNHAADTLWQQLDAELWDRTHNPWVVLQTASREILEQHLADPAFQAQMAGLLAHKQEDAAGPKWFQAQYPASPLTCVAYFSMEYMLSEALPIYVGGLGNVAGDQLEAASDLGVPVVAVGLLYQQGYFRQEIDRQGAQQALFPYNDPGQLPITPLRLPNGKWLRLPITLSGFPVWLRTWQVRVGSVTLYLLDSNDAANLPVHRGITAELYGGGMELRIQQEIILGIGGWKLLQALHIQPDVCHLNEGHAAFVVLERARALRQETGLSFEAALAVTRPGNLFTTHTAVAAGFDHFSPALMGQFLGDYARQELGIEFEALMALGRQSPSNPNESFNMAFLAIRGGGAVNGVSRLHGAVSRQLFGTLFPRWPTEEVPVGQVTNGVHMPSWDAEAADALWTTACGKDRWRGGLDALAENILQVADENLWQLRTSCRQALVAYTRARLARQFTVAGYPPGLVDIASKVFDENTLTIGFARRFVAYKRPNLLLRDPERFIRLLTNRAQPVQLVLAGKAPPFDEGGKALIQQWMQFIAQHNLYQHVVFLSDYDLLLAEHLVQGVDVWLNTPRRPWEACGTSGMKVLVNGGLNLSELDGWWAEAYTPAVG
- the pgm gene encoding phosphoglucomutase (alpha-D-glucose-1,6-bisphosphate-dependent); amino-acid sequence: MKISPLAGRPAPPEILVNVPQLVAAYYTDAPDPAVAAQRVVFGTSGHRGSSLTRSFNEAHILAITQSICLYRQAHHIDGPLFMGKDTHALSEPALDTALEVLAANGVTVMLAAADEYTPTPVISHAIVGYNQGRKSGRADGIVITPSHNPPHDGGFKYNPPQGGGAATAVTQWIEAKANELLTNGLHDVKRVTLEKARRAATTRRHDYLHTYVADLGNVLDMDLIRSSNLRLGVDPLGGAGVHYWEPIAELYKLNLTVVNTAVDPTFRFVPVDWDGQIRMDPSSAYAMQGLLGRKDDFDLAFACDTDHDRHGIVTPGHGLLPPNHYLAVAADYLSQHRPEWGPAAAVGKSVVTTQLLDRVAARRGQPLFETPVGFKWFAEGLLAGSVGFAGEESAGASFLRRNGRVWTTDKDGFIPALLAAEITARLGQDPGELYQRLTRELGEPVADRVEAPATPAQQKQLAALTAQQVTGTDLAGEPITAILTEAPGNHAPIGGLKVTTQNGWFAARPSGTEAIYKIYAESFLGQEHLAKILAQAQEMVDTALASPTPPPKPPAA